From Thalassococcus sp. S3, one genomic window encodes:
- a CDS encoding LysR family transcriptional regulator → MRNLDITTLRSFVAVADSGGVTRAAGFLHLTQSAVSMQLKRLEELLGLELLDRSGRTIALTASGEQLLAYARRMVALNDEVIGRLTDQAYEGEIILGVPHDIVYPSIPRVLQQFHVAFPRVKVHLVSSFTRGLKEQFAKGECDLILTTELAGSAECETLAERPLCWIGAPGGSTWRQRPLRIAFGRHCSFRPKVIEALDKADFSWDMVVETESDRTIEATVSADLAVHAMIEGTEPPHLQIIDHGGALPELPMQMINLYGAEAKNNHLVRELADLLRTAFKGISTVRLKAV, encoded by the coding sequence ATGCGAAATCTGGACATTACGACGCTTCGCTCTTTTGTGGCTGTCGCCGATTCAGGCGGGGTGACGCGGGCCGCGGGGTTCCTTCATCTCACGCAATCGGCCGTTTCGATGCAGTTGAAGAGGTTGGAGGAGTTGTTGGGCCTGGAGCTTTTGGATCGGTCCGGGCGCACGATCGCGCTGACCGCTTCCGGCGAACAGCTTTTGGCCTATGCCCGGCGCATGGTCGCTTTGAACGACGAAGTCATCGGGCGCCTGACCGATCAGGCCTATGAGGGAGAGATCATACTCGGTGTTCCGCACGACATCGTTTATCCGTCGATCCCGCGCGTGCTGCAGCAATTCCACGTCGCCTTCCCAAGGGTGAAGGTGCACCTCGTATCCTCATTCACACGGGGGCTGAAAGAACAGTTTGCCAAGGGAGAGTGCGATCTGATCCTGACCACGGAACTTGCTGGCAGCGCGGAGTGCGAGACATTGGCCGAGCGGCCTTTGTGCTGGATCGGCGCTCCCGGCGGCTCTACCTGGCGGCAGCGGCCCCTGCGGATCGCCTTCGGGCGGCATTGTTCGTTCCGACCCAAGGTGATCGAGGCGCTGGATAAGGCCGATTTCTCCTGGGACATGGTGGTAGAGACAGAGTCAGACCGAACGATCGAGGCAACCGTGAGCGCAGATCTAGCGGTTCACGCCATGATCGAAGGGACCGAGCCCCCGCATCTGCAAATCATTGACCACGGTGGTGCGCTGCCAGAGCTTCCGATGCAGATGATCAACCTTTACGGAGCCGAAGCGAAAAACAACCATCTCGTGCGAGAGTTGGCGGATTTGTTGCGAACAGCGTTCAAGGGGATCAGCACCGTCCGGCTCAAGGCGGTGTGA
- a CDS encoding DUF1127 domain-containing protein: MAFISASRTALTHRPARRLTLGYILSVWRQRQDLKRLDTTALRDIGISKTKAQAEAARPIWDVPATWRM, encoded by the coding sequence ATGGCCTTTATCTCTGCATCCCGCACCGCCCTGACCCATCGTCCCGCGCGCCGTCTCACCCTGGGCTACATCCTGAGCGTCTGGCGGCAGCGTCAAGATCTCAAGAGGCTGGACACCACCGCCCTGCGCGATATCGGCATCAGCAAAACCAAGGCGCAAGCCGAAGCTGCGCGACCGATCTGGGACGTTCCCGCAACCTGGCGGATGTAA